One genomic window of Ilyobacter polytropus DSM 2926 includes the following:
- a CDS encoding PTS sugar transporter subunit IIA, with product MGLFDFFKKKKEEEWIEIYSPLNGKVLDISMVPDEAFAQKMIGDGCAIDPSEGSVYSPVAGEVDIFDTNHAVSFETEKGLELIVHFGIDTVKLGGEGFQRVGKTGAKVQPGDELVKYDLEFIKENAKSVITPVVINSMDEVEDLKIVASGDVKVGDLLMKVKLKNK from the coding sequence ATGGGTTTATTTGATTTTTTTAAAAAGAAAAAAGAGGAAGAATGGATAGAGATCTATTCTCCACTAAACGGTAAGGTTTTGGACATTTCAATGGTTCCTGATGAGGCCTTTGCACAAAAGATGATAGGTGACGGATGTGCCATAGATCCTAGTGAAGGATCGGTTTACTCACCAGTCGCAGGAGAAGTTGATATATTTGACACAAATCATGCTGTTAGTTTTGAAACAGAAAAAGGCTTAGAGCTCATAGTGCATTTTGGGATAGACACTGTGAAACTAGGTGGAGAAGGTTTTCAAAGAGTAGGGAAAACGGGAGCCAAGGTTCAACCGGGAGATGAGCTTGTAAAATATGACTTAGAATTTATAAAAGAAAATGCTAAGTCTGTGATAACACCTGTAGTAATAAATTCAATGGATGAAGTAGAAGACTTAAAAATTGTGGCTTCTGGAGATGTAAAAGTCGGGGATTTGTTAATGAAAGTTAAGTTGAAAAATAAATAG